The segment CACGAGCATGAGCACGAGCATGGCCGGCTCGCCGCCACTTGGCTCTGCCTCGCCGCCCAAAGTCTTGCAGGGCCGTACGCCGACATTCGAATCCCTTGGTGTGCCTCGCTGCAGCTCGCCTGATAAGTTGGATGGCGAGAAGATCGAGCGAAGCAGGAGTCCAGTCCGTGAGCTCGTTGCACGGCTCAGCGGCGACAGCCTCGAGGTCAAGGAGGAGAAAGATCTCAGGGGGGCAAGGAAGAAGAGTTGGAGTATGGGGGTTAGTTTGGGGCGATTTGGGCCGGGGAAGGGCATTAGAGAGATTGTTTGAATGGGACGCGACAGGCGTTAGATACCCTCTCTTGTTGTAGACACTTGAAATGCGATACGAATATACAAGTTGCCTCTAGATCCATTGTGTCACCGATTGCCAGTGCACTCTGTGAATTGAGATTGTCACGAACCTCGTTAGTGCGTAAGATGCTACTTGCCTGGTGCAAGCTATTGACTCCACAGTAAACTTCACGTCAGCGTTCTACACAAAGGTCGTGCGAGGATCAGTTGGTGCAGATAGATAATCATCATCATTCGTACGACCACTAACGAGGTCAGAGTGGTCTCAAGGTAAAAAGGATCTCGCTGAATGCTGCTTCTCGGCTTACTCGGTCCGCGAAACATGTATAGCGGGCATCAAAGCCCTGCATGATGCTCGGTCGGCTGTTCACTCCAGACATGCAGTCTGCTCCTGCTCTGTCGTGAGTGTCTACTGCGTCGCCCTGACAGCCTTGTCGACAGCCTTGGCAAAGTACTCCACGTTGTGCGTATTGAGACCTGCCATGGAGATACGCCCATTCTTGGTCATGTAGACGTGCGAGTCCTCACGCAGCTTCATGACCTGCTCCTCGGTCAGACCTGTAAAGCTGAACATGCCAATCTGATCTGTGATGTGGTTCCATGTGCCAGGCGTGCCAAGCTCCTCGAGCTTGCTGCGGAGCGCGCTGCGCATCTCTTTGATGCGGCCAGACATCTCGCGGAGGTTGGCCTCCCACTCGGAGAAGAGTTGTGGGTCGTTGAGGACGATAGAGGCGATGCGAGCACCGTATGCGGGAGGGTTCGAGATCTCAGATCGCTGGAGGATGGCAAGTTGCGAGGCAACGCGGGTGACTGTTGACTGCGCATCAGATGCAGGCGATGTGACAAAGTGGAAGCAACCGGCACGCTCGCCGTAAAGACCAAAGTTCTTTGCGTAGGACTGGGCAAGGCACAGCTCGAAGCCCTGCTCGACGAAGTAGCGGATGGCCCAGCCATCTTTGGCAAGGTCACCCGAGGCAAAGCCCTGGTAGGCTGTGTCGAAGAAGGGGAAGTGCTTCTTCGCCCGGATCACGTCGGCAATCTTCTTCCACTGCTCTTGCGTGGCATCGACGCCAGTGGGGTTGTGAGCGCAAGCGTGCAGGACGATGATGCTGCCTTCGGGCGCACTCTTGATCGCGGCGTACATGCCATCAAAGTCAAGGCCTTTTGTCTGCTTGGAGAAGTAGGGGTATGTCTTGTGCGCGAGGCCGACGTTGGAGAAGATCTGGAAGTGGTTCGGCCATGTGGGGTCGGAGAAGTAGGCGGTGCGCTCGGAGTTTGTCTTGTAGAACTTGTGCAGGAAGAGGGCGCCCAGGTGCACGGCGCCGGTGCCGGAGATGGTCTGCAAGCTGGTGACCTGCGATGTGTCAGCCGTGTCAGTCGTGCCAGCCGTGCCAGCCGTGTCAGCCGTGCCAGCCGTGTCAGCCGGGTCAACGGTATCACGTCATGGTCGAGGGAGCTACGCACTCGCTTTTCCTTGATGGCGGGGCTGTCACCGCCGAGGACAAGCTTTTGGGAGGCAGTGGTGAAGTCGGGCAGGCCAGCAATGGGCAGGTACTCGTGGTTGAGGTCGGGGTCCTTGCGGAGGATCTCGTCGGCCTGCAGTAGACAGTGAGCTAGCTAGCCATGTGAAGGGGTGCGGCAAGAGCGCTCACCTTCTTCACCACGGGCAGCACCCAGGGCTTGGCGTTGTTGTCTCGGTAGGCTCCAATGCCCAGGTCGACCTTGTTGCTGTCGGGGTCGCGGCGATACGCGGCCATCAGGCCGAAGAGCGCGTCTTCGGGCGCCTGAGGGACGGCGCTCGCGTCGAAAGCTGTGGCAGCCATTGGGGCGAGTTGGGTAGAGATTTGGGAGAGGCGGAGgttggaggaggaggaggaggaggaggactGGGGGGAGGCAGCCGGTGAAGCATAGGCAAGGGATCGCTGAGCTGATTCTGACATGACTGCGCAAGTCGAGCACACCACCATGTGCTTTGCTTTACGTTTCACAGGCCCAACAGGGAAGCCGCGACCGCCCCACGTCTTGCGCTAAACCCCGCAAATGTTGCTAGACGATGCTGCCGGCCAAAGGGGATGCGGAGCTGAGGAGCCGCTCGAGacgagagagagagagaggctGGGCAAATCCTGCGCGCGCCCCGACTGCTTTTACTTTAAGAGCTGTGGTCGAACAGCCGCGGGGACTGGAGCACAACGTCAAGCCGAGGCACGAGGCACGAGGCACGAGGCACGAGGCACACTGCTCGGCGTCATGGTCCGTGATGATGTCAAGAGCCCCTCGCACGCTGTTGACCTCTCCATACCTACTTGTATCTCTCCCCCTCTCCCCCTCTCCACCTCTCCACCTCTCACATGCGGCGGGATTCCAAGATACGTGTAGCACCAGCTTGGCCCGAGTAACCGGCCGCTTGTGGGTCTGCAACGGCCAAAATGCCGACAAGCACGAGGACACACTTGCTATTCCTGGCGAAACGTTCCCCCAGGTTGCGCGATTAACATGCACAGCACGCAAGCCCATCCCCGTCACTTCCTCACGTGTTTGGTGGTGCGTGCGAGCAGCTGATTGTCTTTTTCTGCCAGTTATCCACTCCATCATAGGAACAGGTCCCACAGCACAAGCATCGTGCAGAAGGCAGAGGTGCCGTAGAAGACCAATTGTGCTGTACTCCTTCTCTCCGTTGCCCGCTTGAGCTCCTTGTTTCCGCTCCCGACGTTTTCCGTGGTGTTGAACGAGTCCTCCACCAGCTGTTCAATGTGTGCCGACTGTATCTCGAGGTTGCTGGCAAGTGTCGACTGCAGCTCTGACACCTCCACGAGAGACTTCTCGGCAGCTCTGCATACACGGTCAGCGAGGGTACTGTGGTAGAGTGGCTTCGTCACCTACCGAACTTTGTCAAGCTGGTCTTCGTACTGCTTGAGCATGTCTTGATTCTCTTGCGCAAACAGCTGGAGTTGCTCCGGGTCCAGCTGCTGCTCGATCGCCGCACTTGACTCATCCTGAACGTGCCATGTCTTCCCACGGTAGTCCTTCGAGGCTCCGTCTGCACTGCTCCCACCATTCATGTTGCTGTGGTCGTTCGATGGCATAGTGGCTCTCGTCTTGTGGAGCGcgctcttgctcttctcgACCTCCCTCATGAGCCGTATCTCCATCATCGAGCTCTGGAACTGACCGCACTGCTCCAGCGCATTCTGCAGCGTCCAAACGATGCTCTCCCTGTGCGCTTTGATGGTGGTTGCCTTTGCCTCTTCGAGCTCCTCTTCTGGGCTCTTTGCCGTTATCGCGCCTCCTGCTGCCCATCGTCCCAATGCACCCAGCCCTTGCTTTGCGCGCTTGCGTATCGCTACTTGCGATGCTGTCGTCTGCCGCACCCCTTCAGCCTCTCGCAAGACGTTGATGGCATGGTTCAGTTCTCGCAGCGACTGCTTCGCCTGAGCATCGACATCGTTGCGTTGCGCATCGGACAGGTACTTGGAGTCCTTGTCTGTGGACGGGGAGGCACTGTGGACGCGCGCAAACTGCTTTCGTCGTGGCGGGGCTGCAGTAGAGAGATAGCTCTGCCGTATGGACTTGAGGTCCGTGTGAAGCTTTGTGATGTGTGTTCGCTGTTGGTATGCTTAGCATCTGCACGCAAGTGTCCGACGAGTAACGTGGCCTACAATTCGGTACGCTTCCTTCAGAAACCCGTCCAGATTCTCCACACGGAAGACATAAGGCTCGACAGGCTGCGCGTTGTGCGCCGCCAGCACCTGGTTAAAGACGGGAGTGATGTTCATGGTGCTGTCCTGCGGTCATGTCTGTCTTTGCTGGCAACATGACGATGCTCCCGCAGTTCTCGCTTACCGTACCTAGCTAGACCCTGTTCTGCCGCGCCTATCCCTGCACGAGCTTCCCAACCCTCCTCTATCAATGCCTCCCCCACCGACACCTCTGACCCTGTAGGCAGCAAGAGGTAGGCAGCATCTCTTAGTTGATATCCTGTCGTCAGGTAGCAGCATGACGGCTTTGCTGTTCAGTCAGACATTGGTAGTCCGCTTTATCACCCCTCTCATGCCAGTCTTTTGACAGCGTAAAAGCAAATGCGTACAACTATGCGGCACAATCACAGCTGTGGAAGCAAATGAACCCTTCCGTATACGCTGACAAGTAAGTGTTTGAGCGTGACTGCCCATCCGAAAGAGAGACCAGCTAGTCCGCCTTATCTTCAGGCAGTGACCGGCCACACTGCCGTAAGACGTAGAGCAAGCAGTAGAATCACAGCATCTGCCCTAATTACGCTGTTCGACTCACGATCAAGGCAATTGAGACATCGAAACCCGTTCAATCTAACAGAAACCTGGAGTCAGTGGACAACAGCGTGCTTATAAGTTCGTTGCAGCTGTCTCAAGAGCAGAGTCTGCCGTGTTGGTTACTGCCTTGTCCGTGGTCTCCTCCTTACGTCTCGTAACCAACGCGTCAGCTCCTGCCTCAACCAGAGGTTTACCCCCAGCCTGACCGTACCGGCTGCAAGAACTGCACCACGGTCGAGCGCTCAGGCCCGCAAACATTGAGTATTTAAGACCTCCCATCCTCCCCTTCGCACTCTCTCATCATCACTCAACGCGAAAGGCTTTCTGTCATCGATACCAGCAATCAACCCATTCTTCAATATCAATCCCAACTCGGCTCTTCTCTTCTACTCCAGCTCTTTCCACTCCCCTACCGTTCACCATGCTTTTCACCACAGTTGCCGCTCTTCTCTTCCCTGTGACCATCCTGGCAGTGCCTGCCCAGAAGCCTGCTGCAGGTGACGACAAATGCACGCCCGTCTCCTATATCTTGTCGGATTATACCCTCACTCGGTCCCCATCCTTCGCCTTTGTCAGTTTCAACATCGAGTCCGCTTTCACTGTCGATTCGCCGTATGACGATGCAGTTGAATCCGGTGCGAACTGCGAAGCGGATGGTGCCGACCTTGGCAATGACAACGAGTGCAACATCGCTGGCGAGCGGACAGACAAGCTGGTTTTCGATGTGAAGGGCAGCACCGGCGACGCCAGCTACCGTATCACCCACAACTGGAAATGCAACAAGTGAGTTCCCTCCCATCCTTCTTCCAACCCACTCCTTGATGCAGTCCGACTGACCTTTCCGCAGCGCTACTTGGGCCTCTGTCAACGACATACAGCTTCCTCCTCTTGACTGTAACGCGATCGAAGACGGCAAGGACGGTGAGACAGTCACCTGCCACTCGAAGCCCATCATCTTCACTCCCCAGAACATTCGCAAGCTCTCGAGCAAGGACTCAAAGAAGACCGCTGGCAAGGCCAAGGGTGTTGCTACGATGCCAACTGCTAAGCCCTCGGACTGCCCCAGCTGCTAAGCTGGTCTTTCGACGCTGTGACCGGGGTGGTTGGTGTGGCCTCGACCAACGAGCTTGACGGGATGATCAAGCACCAAAGTGTGAAGGCGCAACGCTGAAGATAGGAGGCGGATACGATGGTCTTGTTTTTGGCTTTGCCGCGTTCGCGTTTACAGAAGGTGTTTGCAGCGGGTGTTTTGTGTGTTTCCATTTTGCTCATGTCACTGTTTTGCTCGCACCTTTCTGTTTTCCATCAAACGCTGCTTTTCAGAAGGTGGCCTCTATGGTTGGAGGTGTTTATACTCGCGATGCAAATGTTCCATTCTTCCTTTCCATAGACTAGACGTTGCATCAATGATGGCTTGTTTCTTTCCGATTCTTTGCCCTTGCGATGGCCTTGTTGCAGACTGCCTTGCTATCTGACGAGCACCTTCTACTCTTGTATGAGGGCTCGGCACCCGCTATCGATTCAACTGATGCATGCCTAACCGTCATCCCTCGGACTTGTGCGATTTCCACTTTCATGTATCTCGGTGCTACTAAGCTCACGACCACGATCCATGCCAATGCTCACGACGCACTCGAGAGAGGGTAGTCGCAAGCGACTTGCCAGGCACTTGATGCCTGCAGATCATGCGTCATGACAGGCTAGCTGAGCCGCGCTTCAGATTTCTGCAACTGACGAACTAGGAATGAGGACCCGAGCATCAGAAACAGACGTCGTTCAAGTCACGGAAACTGATATAGGACTTCAACGCATCGATGACTGACGGTGACGCTGCTGTTGTGCCAATAACACTCGTGCTCAGACGACACGCATTCAAAGTTGGAGATGAGTTGGGAAGAGTCGTGCTGTGAGGTGTGCTGAGGTGGTTGGGTTAGGCACACGTCGTGTCACGGGAAAGCTGGGTGTTCCAGGGTTAGACCTGCTTACCCTGGAGGGTTGCAGTGCAGCGGGCGGGCAATGGGAACATTGGAAAGCGGGTCGTCTGAATATATCGAACGGTGGATGGTATTTGAGATGATGTGTAGTCGGGAACCCCCCGGAGAGTCGGTAGAAAGGACTGGATGGTGCAGCGTGGGTTCGCTTCGTTGTGCCATGCAATGATTTACAATATACACAGTACTTGTTGCCTTCGTCCTTCCTAGATACTGACGCGAGACCTTCCACCAACACACGGCAGTTCTCGCGACAGGTCTGGCGACAGTTGCTCTCCACGGAAGAATAGAACTGAGAACTGGTGAGACCGTTCAGGCCCGATTCCCAGCCACGGAATGTGCTGGGGTTGCAGGTGGATGTACGGAACAGTTCCCCAAAAACCTGGTCTAGTCTATAGACAGTTTCTGTTTTCTTTACAACCATCTTTTGTGTGTAAGCCATGATCCGGGACGTCGACAGGGTTGTGAACGGCGCTGTTCTGCCTCGGGCAAGCCTTTGACATCATTCACAGCGGTTGGAGACGCGCGCAGGCAGAGCAGCGCCGTGTAGACTGGAGAAAGATCAGCAGCGAGGATTGACGGACTCGACGTTTCTTTCGTTCTAGAATCTCGACTTTTACCGCCACCAACACCGTGGACGACCAAGGATGCCCAAGTGTTTAGACAAACCAACTTCTCATTCGCTCGCAAGCGTACAAGCGCCCCGCGACGAGCAGAACGGTGCATGAACCAGTGACGAAAGCATTGCGCAAGTGCGTCGTCTGGCTTATCGATACCGGTCCAGCCTATCGATATCGGCACGTCGCCGACACCACGCGCGTGGTTGCAATTGTGGACCCCTTGACGAATATGTGGGTGGAAAACTGGAGAAGGCGTTGAGCTGTTCATGCAAGGACGCGCCGAAAGTGGAAGGGAAGTGGGGATTCTAGAACGCAAAACTACTGCAGCAAGGCGAAAAGTCTGTCGCAAGGGCCTGCGTGCGAGTGTTGAAGCGGCGCGCGGCTGTCAACGGCCTGCAAGGCACCGGCGGCACTTTGCGGGATAGAGAACAAGTTTGCCGGAGAAGCGAACTCGAAGTGTGAAGGCGGTGATGGTGAGTACTTGGCTTACAGGTGCTGGATATATGGATTTCGACAATAAAGTGTGGGATTCGCTTGTTCCTCGGACCCAATCATCGCAGTTTTGTGGCGAGCAACCGAGTGAAATTTGCAGATGCAGTGCGATGGGCTTTTTGGCATGCACTAGTGTAGGAAAGTCAACGAGGCGGACCTTCGCGGGCTGCAGAAACAGTCGCTGGAAAACGACAGTGGTTCGATGGACATGTCGAGCACAAAGCTCAAACTTTCATCCAACCCATTTGTGCAAGACGAAAGAGGCATGCATGATGGCGATCATCAACAATGTTTATTCCGAGCGGGTCTGAAGCTGTGGCGCGGTTGGCAGGAGGCGGCGCAGGTCAAGCCTTGCCTCTGCGCATGTTTCAAACTCCAACCCAGATCACGAAACAAAACGTGGAGCAAAGGTTCCTCCTCGTAAGACACCGGGCTGTCCGCACGGGGTAGTGACGGGAAGCTTGTTCTAATTGAGATCAGGAGGCTGCTGAACGCGTCGCGCGACGCGAATGAACTCCCGCAAGCAAATAAGCGAGATTGCAAAGGCTCACATCACAACCGATCGAGTCAGGATAACACAGCAGATGTGCAAATTGAGCAAGTGATTTGAGTGATAGCGACAGTCTATATTGTTTTGGACTACAGGGGCACGCACCAAGCCTAGGACATCTCCTTGTCCGTCTCGAAAAGGAAGGAGGCATGCTCCTTAAGAATTGAAAAAAGGAGAAACGAATCCCGCTAGCCCCAATGAAGGAGGGCCAGAACCCCAAGATGGTATATGTCGTGACATCGTGAGATAAGAATGTGACCAGAAAAAGAAGTGCCGAATCCATGTCCATATCGCGACAGAGTTGTCGAGCGAAGCAGGAGTCGAAAGGAGGAAACGAATAGCAGACACAAGCAATGGCGGGGTGCGCGTCGATACGTCGGTTTAGAAAGAATATATTGCCTGCGACGCTGTCTGCCTCGTCATTACTTGGGATGATACCGATCCCATCCCTCTCCTCTCTCTCCCTGGGTATATCGCGAAATAGGCATTTGGATTATCGGCGTAGAATAGGCAACGACGCGGTCTCCCCAACACCTGACATGCCAATCATGTACAAGTTGATAAAATGGCAAGAATTATGCGTGGAAGGGTTGGTGACGGCGAGCATGGTCGTGAGCGTGCCTCTTAGCGTTGACGGTCGCGTAAGCGGTAACGTAAATGACCTCGGTCTTGGTCTTTTGATTGTTGACCTGAGGCTCCTCGAGCGCGGGGGTAGGGGTAATGGCGGCAGCGGCAACCTCGAACTCGGTCGAGGTGGCAGCGGCGCTGGAAGTGGGCTGCGGCTGGGACGACGACTGGGACGACGGCTGGGACGACGGCTGGGACGAGGCCTTCTGGCTGGTGGCGGGGGCAGCAGAGGACTGGGGGGCAGCAGAGGACTGGGGGGCAGCGCTGCTGGCGCTTTCGCTCTCCTCTCCGGGAGCCTCTCCACCGCACATGTAAAAGTCCATGTTCTGGTCGGGCTCGCAAGTCTTGGTCTGGACATCGTCAGGGAGGACGTAGGAGATCTTGTTGCACGAGGCTGGGTCGTTGCAGGTCATGACTGGGCACCAAGTGTTGGCGGAAGAGGCCTTGACAGCGCCAGTCTGGGCACCAACAACGAGGTAGTAACCCTCCTGCCTGGTAGGGCAGTCGG is part of the Ascochyta rabiei chromosome 21, complete sequence genome and harbors:
- a CDS encoding Aspartate transaminase; its protein translation is MSESAQRSLAYASPAASPQSSSSSSSSNLRLSQISTQLAPMAATAFDASAVPQAPEDALFGLMAAYRRDPDSNKVDLGIGAYRDNNAKPWVLPVVKKADEILRKDPDLNHEYLPIAGLPDFTTASQKLVLGGDSPAIKEKRVTSLQTISGTGAVHLGALFLHKFYKTNSERTAYFSDPTWPNHFQIFSNVGLAHKTYPYFSKQTKGLDFDGMYAAIKSAPEGSIIVLHACAHNPTGVDATQEQWKKIADVIRAKKHFPFFDTAYQGFASGDLAKDGWAIRYFVEQGFELCLAQSYAKNFGLYGERAGCFHFVTSPASDAQSTVTRVASQLAILQRSEISNPPAYGARIASIVLNDPQLFSEWEANLREMSGRIKEMRSALRSKLEELGTPGTWNHITDQIGMFSFTGLTEEQVMKLREDSHVYMTKNGRISMAGLNTHNVEYFAKAVDKAVRATQ